In Carassius auratus strain Wakin chromosome 20, ASM336829v1, whole genome shotgun sequence, the genomic stretch TATGAACTTATTAAGAGGAGAAAACTGTGAGATTTTGTTCTTCCCAGAGCCTGTGGGAAACTAAGACCCTTTGGGTTTGTTGCTGTGAGGGAGATTTCACAAAGCTGTTTCCTGCACTGTATGAGCAAGGTTACAAGTAGGCTGGGCGGTTATCTTTTCTCCTTCTCCTTCCTCTTCCCTGAGCTTGTCTTCCTCTTTAGTATAAGCAACGCCATTGCTCTCTTTCTGGGCCATCTGGTAATGCTGATGGTCCGGGCCTTTGGACTATAGCATAGGCACATACATATACAACCATTCATATTGGAAGAAGGAATGTTGTATTTGAAACTGGATTTTGATTTGTAGCATTTAACTGACTTACATTGTCTTCCAGTGGAGTAACACAGCAGAGTTTCTCCCTGTAGCGTTGGGGCAGAAAGAACAGCAGATTGCCAAGCACAGGGTAAATTGTACCTGGGTTTAAATCTTTCTCTTTCCAGGGCCCTGAGTGAACATGAAGCACAAAAACTTTGTGGTTGCAGCTTAATGATCAACATTGTTATTGGTAACTACAACTAAATCtataaagtaaaatttaaattaaatttcaaatatgCTTATTAGATCAAAAGTTACAAAATTAGAGATGTTGCcgtgatgtattaaaataaaaattgaagcTACATAGaaaggttttttaaaaaaatgacgtaagaaaatatataatagtacagtatataaataaaacaaattttaaataatacacattcttaaaacattttcagaattaaATGATTAACTTGTATATGTAATTGTACTAaagtgaaaatacatttaaatattatcttgaatatatttactttgtattaGTGTAAGAGTGAAATATGAAAGTATCAactttaatgtatttgtaaagcacttttttcCATACTGTAACTCatgcatattcattttattatttcaaatgacaTTTTGTTTTGTCCTTTTCTCTGAAAATTTTGCTAATCCAGTAGCACCACCTAGCGATCTTCAATTTGAAAACACTTCAGTAAATTCTTTGTGTAATCTTACTAGGCCATTAAATTCTAACCTTATCTTTAACACTTAAAACTTTATAGACAACATGCAAAATATTCACAAAGGTATAGCTTTATCAGCAGCGAAACAAAActttaaactgctttaaagacTCTTATGCTAACCTATGATACAGTAAGACGATTAGAGTGTTTGATGTATTTTGGAAACACACTTTACCTGTAAGAAAGCTGACCAGAAGTCCCACCACTACAACTGTGGCAGAATTATGAGCACTGTACCACATGTATGATAGAGAGTACAAAGCCTGAACTCCAGAAGGCCTGAGAAGACAAGATCATAAAATAAATGAGCCAATTCGGTCTGTAATTTAGCTAAGATTAGTCGAAGCAGTATTTGCTACAGAAGCTGAAATAACTGCTTTCTGGTTCGTCTGATGTAATCAAGCATTTTAGAACAGGAATTTCTTGAGCACCATTGCTTTATTAATAAAACTGACCTTGGTTTAGATGTGATGAGTGTCGTCATCACAGCTGTTGTCATGTTTCCCAAATCAGGTATGACAGTGGTATTTATCACCGGTGGTACAGATGCAGACATTCGTGAAACAAAGCTGCCGATACCGATCCAGAAAGCCATGACCAGCCCTGATGCCAGCCCAACCAGAGCACCCTGAAAAACACACAGTCCATGAAATGAAACAGATTCCActtattttattactaaaataataatacgattgaattaaactgatcaaaagtgtagacttctatattgatataaataatcaaaccgtccccaatcttttgaacagttgtgtatatACTTCGCTTGTTTGACTTACAGTGGAATTGGCCCAAGGGAAAAACATCCCCAGACAGAAAAGGCCAAGCAGAGGTCCACCCACCATCCCAAATATACTGAGTGCTGCCTAAGGATGTTAAAGATATATAGATTATTGTTAACTTTATGAATGCATAACACTAAATTACACTTAAAACTGATCTGcatttcttatattattatatccACACAATACAATCATGGAGCTCACCTGCAGCACAGAGCCCATTAAAGAGGCGATGTATGCCATAGCCAGACACACAAGACCATAGGCAAGAGCTGTGGGGAATTTAATGACAAAACAATTACACGATCATCCCAGGATTGACTTTCAGCTTAGTATGGACAATATCTTGTACTAAACTCATTCTATGAGGAAGAGATGAACAACTCATAGAAAAATAATGAGTGAAATAATACGCTCTGCCTTTCAGACAGTTATTGTAAAACAGCTTACCCAACATTTTTGATAACAGGGTGGCACGGGCCTCCGTCATGGGTCGTACGTGAGGTTTGATCAGATCCTCCATGGTGACCGTTGCTAGGGAGTTGAAGGCAGATGAGATTGTGCTGTAAGATAAATTGGACACCATTTAAAGATCAGtatcaacatctaaaaaaaaaatgtataaaattataatagGAGCAGCTGTCCTCACAAAATCTGGTTGTTACCTGAGAGCTCCACTAAACAGACAGGCGACAAACAGTCCTGGTAAACCAGGAAGATCTCTCAACACATCCATTACAAAGTACAGCACCATCtgcagatggagagagaggaggagagtgaGTTTCCCATAATAACTGTCAAACGGTTTGAGGATCTTGATATCAAAGAACAACAAGATACAGAAGTGAATGATAAAGGTtatcaagaagaaaaaatataacaataatcattttcaaaacaatagGCTGTTgcataagtcaagtcaagtctgctttattgtcaattcttctacatgtacagtacaaacatacagagaattgaaattgcattactctcagacattactctatttatatataatataagatatactctctctctctctctctctctatatatatatatatacagtattgttcaaaataatagcagtacaatgtgactaaccagaataatcaaggtttttagtatatttgttattgctacgtggcaaacaagttaccagtaggttcagtagattgtcagaaaacaaacaagacccagcattcatgatatgcacgctcttaaggctgtgcaattgggcaattagttgaaaggggtgtgttcaaaaaaatagcagtgtctacctttgactgtacaaactcaaaactattttgtaaaaaaaaatttttttctgggatttagcaatcctgtgaatcactaaactaatatttagttgtatgaccacagttttttaaaactgcttgacatctgtgtggcatggagtcaaccaacttgtggcacctctcagctgttattccactccatgattctttaacaacattccacaattcattcacatttcttggttttgcttcagaaacagcatttttgatatcaccccacaagttctcaattggattaaggtctggagattgggctggccactccataacattaattttgttggtttggaaccaagactttgcccgtttactagtgtgttttgggtcattgtcttgttgaaacaaccatttcaagggcatgtcctcttcagcatagggcaacatgacctcttcaagtattttaacatatgcaaactgatccatgatccctggtatgcgataaataggcccaacaccatagtaggagaaacatgcccatatcatgatgcttgcacctccatgcttcactgtcttcactgtgtactgtggcccttggacccaaaaagaacaattttactctcatcagtccacaaaatgttcctccatttctctttaggccagttgatgtgttctttggcaaattgtaacctcttctgcacatgccttttttttaacagagggactttgcgggggattcttgaaaatagattagcttcacacagacgtcttctaactgtcacagtacttacaggtaactccagactgtctttgatcatcctggaggtgatcattggctgagcctttgccattctggttattcttctatccattttgatggttgtcttccattttcttccacgtctctctggttttgctctccattttaaggcattggagatcattttagctgaacagcctatcattttttgcacctctttataggttttcccctctctaatcaactttttaatcaaagtacgctgttcttctgaacaatgtcttgaacgacccattttcctcagctttcaaatgcatgttcaacaagtgttggcttcatccttaaatagggtcacctgattcacacctgtttcttcacaaaattgatgacctcagtgattgaatgccacactgctatttttttgaacacacccctttcaactaattcaactaattgcccaattgcacagccttaagagcgtgcatatcatgaatgctgggtctcatttgttttctgagaatctactgaacctactggtaacttgtttgccacgtagcaataaaaaaatatacgaaaaaccttgattattctggttagtcacattgtactgctattattttgaacaatactgtatataaaagaaacattattatcaatgttaaattttttgaaaaccataatacattttgtttattatacaCAGAAAATTAGAATAGATTAgaaagtttttattaaaaatctgtattgtatttatttattaattttttatttttttttgtctgacctGGTCATTGCTTTTGACATAGCCCTGATCCAGTGGGCTCTCCTCCCCATATCGAGCGTACATAACCAGACCCATTAAACAGCCCAACGTGAGCACGATCTGCTGGCATGGGAACACCGCATAACAGGACCTGAAGAACAAGATGCCCCAAAAAAACACAATGCTCCATCAAACAACTTCACAGTTTGAGATTCTATTGACTTAACCAGAGTGTGGAAGAGCTGGGTGTTTTCTTACATGATGGCCTCTTTCTCTGTGCGGGAGCAGAGGTATCTCTGGACCTGAGCCTGATTCACTCCATACAGGGCCAGCATG encodes the following:
- the slc5a6a gene encoding solute carrier family 5 member 6a translates to MGAIVQMHFSTVDYVIFVVLLVASAGIGLYYAFSGGRQRTTQEFLLADRSMRCLPVSLSLLATFQSAVAILGAPSEIYTHGTQYWFLGCSYFLGLLIPAHIFIPVFYRLRLSSAYQYLELRFSKSVRICGTLTFIFQMVIYMGVVLYAPALALNAVTGFDLWGAVLAIGLVCTLYTALGGLKAVIWTDVFQTVVMFAGQLAVIIVGTHQAGGITEVWRKAQNGSRISGLDLNPDPLERHTFWTLGVGGVFLMLALYGVNQAQVQRYLCSRTEKEAIMSCYAVFPCQQIVLTLGCLMGLVMYARYGEESPLDQGYVKSNDQMVLYFVMDVLRDLPGLPGLFVACLFSGALSTISSAFNSLATVTMEDLIKPHVRPMTEARATLLSKMLALAYGLVCLAMAYIASLMGSVLQAALSIFGMVGGPLLGLFCLGMFFPWANSTGALVGLASGLVMAFWIGIGSFVSRMSASVPPVINTTVIPDLGNMTTAVMTTLITSKPRPSGVQALYSLSYMWYSAHNSATVVVVGLLVSFLTGPWKEKDLNPGTIYPVLGNLLFFLPQRYREKLCCVTPLEDNSKGPDHQHYQMAQKESNGVAYTKEEDKLREEEGEGEKITAQPTCNLAHTVQETAL